From the Euphorbia lathyris chromosome 6, ddEupLath1.1, whole genome shotgun sequence genome, one window contains:
- the LOC136232640 gene encoding CBL-interacting serine/threonine-protein kinase 12-like — protein sequence MSTKTQPNNNQALLLGRYEIGKLLGHGTFAKVYHARNVRTNESVAIKVIDKEKILKGGLIAHIKREISILRRVRHPNIVELFEVMATKAKIYFVMEYVRGGELFNKVAKGRLKEEVARKYFQQLISAVAFCHARGVFHRDLKPENLLLDENGDLKVSDFGLSAVSDQIRQDGLFHTFCGTPAYVAPEVLARKGYDAAKVDIWSCGVILFVLMAGYLPFHDQNVMLMYKKIYRGEFRCPRWFSPELIKLLSKLLDINPETRITFSEIMENRWFKKGFKHIKFYVEDDKVYSCQDDVLQDDTESISDQSQSESESDFEIRRRVTSLPRPASLNAFDIISFSPGFDLSGLFEEGGEGTRFVSGAPVPRIISKLEEIAKVVSFTVRKKDCRVSLEGCREGVKGPLTIAAEIFELTPKLSVVEVKKKGGDRGEYVDFCNKELKPGLQKLMQEESEADAASSNVSRESSQVSIDSTELPIEPLPIDSPHLPSDTE from the coding sequence ATGTCGACGAAAACTCAACCCAATAATAATCAAGCTCTTCTTCTCGGCCGCTACGAGATCGGAAAGCTTCTTGGCCATGGAACTTTCGCCAAGGTCTATCACGCTCGGAATGTCCGGACTAATGAAAGCGTTGCTATCAAAGTAATTGATAAGGAGAAGATTCTTAAAGGTGGACTAATTGCCCACATCAAACGCGAAATCTCAATTCTCCGCCGTGTGCGTCATCCGAATATTGTCGAGCTGTTTGAGGTCATGGCCACCAAGGCCAAGATCTATTTTGTTATGGAATATGTCCGCGGTGGTGAATTGTTTAACAAGGTCGCTAAGGGGAGGTTAAAAGAGGAAGTGGCTAGGAAATATTTTCAGCAATTGATTTCTGCAGTTGCGTTTTGTCACGCTAGGGGAGTGTTTCACCGAGATCTCAAGCCGGAAAATCTCCTCCTCGATGAGAATGGTGATTTGAAGGTCTCCGATTTTGGCCTTAGTGCCGTCTCTGACCAGATTAGACAAGACGGTTTGTTCCATACTTTCTGTGGGACGCCGGCTTATGTGGCGCCGGAAGTCCTCGCGAGGAAGGGTTACGATGCCGCTAAAGTGGATATCTGGTCCTGTGGGGtgattttgtttgttttgatgGCCGGTTACCTACCGTTTCATGACCAGAATGTCATGCTTATGTACAAGAAGATCTACAGGGGCGAATTCCGGTGTCCGAGATGGTTTTCTCCGGAGCTGATTAAACTTCTCTCGAAGCTTCTTGACATAAATCCGGAAACGCGGATCACATTTTCTGAGATAATGGAGAATAGGTGGTTCAAAAAGGGGTTTAAGcatataaaattttatgttGAAGATGATAAAGTTTATAGTTGTCAGGATGATGTACTACAGGATGATACAGAATCAATTTCGGATCAATCtcaatcagaatcagaatcggATTTTGAAATTCGTAGGAGAGTCACTTCATTGCCTAGACCTGCAAGTTTGAATGCTTTTGACATCATATCCTTCTCCCCAGGGTTTGATTTATCAGGGTTGTTTGAGGAAGGTGGAGAGGGAACAAGATTTGTTTCAGGGGCCCCTGTACCGAGGATTATATCAAAATTGGAAGAAATTGCTAAAGTTGTGAGTTTTACAGTAAGGAAAAAGGATTGCAGAGTGAGTTTGGAAGGGTGTAGGGAAGGTGTGAAAGGTCCATTAACAATTGCAGCTGAGATATTTGAGCTAACACCAAAATTGTCTGTGGTGGAGGTAAAGAAGAAAGGAGGAGATAGAGGGGAATACGTGGATTTCTGCAACAAGGAATTGAAACCTGGATTGCAGAAGTTGATGCAGGAGGAATCTGAAGCTGATGCTGCTTCTTCAAATGTATCTCGAGAGTCTTCACAGGTATCAATAGATTCTACAGAATTACCTATTGAGCCTTTACCCATTGATTCTCCACATTTACCTTCTGATACTGAATAG